The Candidatus Binataceae bacterium genome window below encodes:
- a CDS encoding AAA family ATPase — protein MNAAAAGEAPSVADFARTFRHIQAEIHKVIVGHQRAVEELLIALFASGHVLIEGVPGTGKTTLVKTLGLALNLSFNRIQFTVDLMPADITGTRVILSGEDGRREFSFQPGPVFCHILLGDEINRATPKTQSALLECMAELQVTVSGITHQLKPPYFVMATLNPIEMEGTYPLPEAQLDRFLFKVRLEYPDESEMVKIVTNTTGPEDAGVEPIFSVAEAAERIEGLKHLVREVMVAQSIEHYAARMVRATQPSGSRYIGQQANGLRVDAVDRYVSFGASPRGAQALIMGAKVRALLDGRANVAYEDIDQIAPAALQHRVMLNYAAHSDGIDAAHIVERVVQAVRPTRG, from the coding sequence ATGAATGCAGCTGCCGCCGGCGAAGCACCCAGTGTGGCCGACTTCGCGCGCACCTTCCGCCACATCCAGGCCGAGATTCACAAGGTGATCGTCGGCCATCAGCGCGCCGTCGAAGAACTCCTGATCGCGCTCTTCGCGAGCGGCCACGTGCTGATCGAAGGCGTCCCCGGCACCGGCAAAACCACGCTGGTCAAAACGCTGGGCCTCGCGCTCAACCTGAGCTTCAACCGGATCCAGTTCACCGTGGACCTGATGCCGGCGGACATCACCGGCACCCGGGTGATTCTTTCGGGCGAAGACGGCCGTCGCGAATTCTCCTTCCAACCGGGCCCCGTGTTCTGCCACATCCTGCTCGGCGACGAGATCAACCGCGCCACGCCGAAGACCCAATCGGCGCTTCTCGAATGTATGGCCGAGTTGCAGGTGACGGTCTCCGGCATCACCCATCAGCTCAAGCCCCCGTATTTCGTGATGGCGACGCTCAACCCGATCGAGATGGAGGGAACGTATCCGTTGCCTGAGGCCCAGCTCGACCGTTTTCTGTTCAAGGTGCGCCTGGAGTACCCCGACGAGAGCGAGATGGTGAAAATCGTGACCAATACCACAGGTCCCGAGGACGCCGGGGTGGAGCCGATCTTTTCGGTGGCCGAGGCGGCCGAACGGATCGAGGGGCTCAAGCACCTCGTGCGCGAGGTGATGGTCGCGCAATCGATCGAGCATTACGCCGCGCGGATGGTGCGCGCGACGCAACCCAGCGGCTCGCGCTACATTGGCCAGCAGGCCAACGGTTTGCGGGTTGACGCGGTCGACCGTTACGTCAGCTTCGGCGCAAGCCCGCGCGGCGCGCAGGCGCTTATCATGGGCGCCAAGGTGCGCGCACTGCTCGACGGCCGCGCCAATGTCGCCTACGAAGATATCGACCAGATCGCCCCGGCCGCGCT